The Ahaetulla prasina isolate Xishuangbanna chromosome 13, ASM2864084v1, whole genome shotgun sequence genomic interval TTTAAGCGTTACGTTACAGCACACCTGCATTGTAATAAGTCGgttcattaaagcagccacatcttttCTTCAGGCTCCAGGTGGTGATttagggccagtcactctctcactctctctctctctcagaagtaggaaggagcattagatatatttgccaccttatcttttttttaaaataataataataaaggtagaaCAAAACCATTAAAAGACCTGGCTGCTTTAATGAACAACAGAGAGGGGATATGATTCAGAAAACCATGAAGCAACTTTTCGGAATAATGTTTAAACTGTGCATAGCCCTTATAGCTAGCTTTGTTATGTCATGATTCCATGGGAAGAAATGAGATTGTAAAATATGgagctcttcccccccaccccaataattctctcaacactgtcaaactattcactaagactgcattactattaatcttctcatcattccagcTTTGAGCTTTGCTGTTTTTTACTCTctaattttatccttttttaaaaaacattctttctacttttaaatcaatttttaactttttaactttgttctcttttttacttctatatttttattgtattttatctaaaATACTCTTTTAATTCTTAAATCAACTTTTAAatcgtttttttaacttttaaccttTAAATGTTTCAATTTTACTACTTGAAAAGAAGAAGGGCGGGGCTGCTGCTGGAGCGTTTTTGCAGCAGCTCcccttggttttattttattttttaatttttattataccCACTGGAGCCGTTTTATCTAAATAATATTGTTTTGGAGACGATATCACAACACAGACAAGTTCTTGGCTGAAGAGAAATAAGAAGgcatggggaaaagaaagaagcgaCAAGGTACCAGCCCAGGATCTCTCCCACCAATGAAGAATGCAAAACAACCAAAAATTGACGAGCATTTTGCTGACaagagtcttctcatcgttcctatcacccatctcctcccacttatctgtaactttgttgcttgtatctttacgatttatactgattgtttcctaatatgatttgatggcttatttgttccctatgactatcgttaagtgttgtaccttatgattcttgacgaatgcatcttttctttttatgtacactgagagcatatgcaccaaagacaaattccttgtgtgtccaatcacacttggccaataaagaattctattctattctattctattctggaaatTGAGTCTACGACATATGCATAAGCATCCTCTACAGTGCTTTACATTCCAGCCAATCCTATTCTTCATTATCTCTTTTCTCTAAAGGGCTTTCATGAATATTAAGTTTAACTTAACCAACAAAATAGgacaaggaaggagtattagatatgtttgccatctCGAGTTGTCTATAAATATAACAAAGGCAGGATATTATATAATTAAGTTTCAATATATgcttttcatctttttaaaaaaggtcttaAAAGTTCTATTCCTGGTTTCTACTTACCTTGCTGCCCATCTGGCATGGTCACTATAATGGGTTGACCCATTCCGCTggtgggaatggaatggaggtTTCCAAGCTGTATCCCGTCTGTTACTATGGTGATAACCTGCTGACCTCCAGAACTAACGACTTGTTGAATTGCACCATCCACAGATTCAGCGGTCACCACTTCTTCTGTAGCCACaactttcaaacaaacaaacaaacgaaaggTATATAAGCAAACAGTAGTACCTCATGAAAATGTGGCAGTATGGATTGCTCTTGTTCTCTATTCCAATGGAGTCAGTATTTTATAAGAtactccattctattccattttttcccccatcagCACATAGAAAGCCAGTCCATCTTCTATACCAGGGGACCTCAGACTACGGCCCACGGGCAGCATATGGCCCACTGAAGCCATTTATCTGGCCCACTCGGGACTATGAGGTTGCCCCACCCACATCAACCCACCTACCCGCCAGGCCCCACCCaccttctggaggccaaaaacaggctcaTTTTGGGGCAGCAGTGGTCCTGGAAGCCAAGgagctccccagcctccagagagagggagggagggaaggagacacacacacacacacaaacacagatgtCCCTCACACACACTCCCAGGCAGCCACATcctttcactaacctgctttccacccccaggagcataacaaatgaaagcttaatttgtgtgtattgtttaacaGAATGCTAAATTGgctacacccactcagtcacatgaccacctagccacgcccacccagccggtccaggtttccaacagtctgagggaccgtgaattggtcccatttaaaaaatttgaggacccctgttctatacaacCGAGAGTGCTCATCCCCACTAGGTTTTGGGGAGAATCTCTTCCCCACCTTTTCTCTGCTAAATTATTTTGTACTTCTGCAAATGTTGTGAGTTTACTGCTTTGTAGAAGTAGCCTGAGCAATCATGCCATCCAAACTTATATCTAAATGTTTCCTTTCTGATTACTTATGCAACATTTCTCAccccaaatattggaaatgaGTACCTAGAAGTTCCAGAAATTAAATTCCTTTAACCCAACAACGTCTTTACAAGTAAAACGCAAGTTGCACAAATTCATAAAGAGTTTTAACAGAAAAACAAATGACATTATTTGACTTTCAGATACCATGTTAACACTCGTTATTAATTTTCCCCTAGGCTCTGGGAATTTCTATTCTAATTTGTTGAGTTCATGTTTGGTGCTTCTCTTAGGTTTTAACGCAAGGAGCCTAAAATATAAAGTACATCACTGCCAGTATCAGTTTCAAGAGCTACATCCACATGCATGCAATATTATATTAAGAGCAAGCCTTTGAAGTTTATTAACAATCGGATGGACAATAAAAAAAGCTTTCTTTCAAAAGCTACGGCATATGATTTATGACAGAAATGTCAGACATCACATAAAATTTGGGCGCTTTCATCTTTGCCATGATTGCTTCCTTATTTACAGTGATGTTATTACTCAATCGCGGTCTGCAATTCCTGCTTGCAATCATTGCCATTATTGAAAGAATGACGGTAAAACTCGGGATTTTATGAAAAACAAAGTTATGTCGTAACAGAGACACATATCAATGTGCTTGCTAGGGCTGGCTCACAGAACCTCTCAGATCGTCTTTACTTTATGTTAACAGAACCAATTAGTCCCTTCTACCAAAATCTGGAAAGTAAACAATCATAAAGACGTATTCCCAGTTGCACCATGATTTCCTAGAGGGAATTATAGGTTTGCAGGATTGTTCATTAGCTCTGTctgccttctcccttcctcaacaGTCACCTGGCAGCAGTTTCTGCACCAGGGTGCAAAAAAAGGGACAGGCAGGAAACATAACAGGCTATGTTGAAGAATCTGGGGTTTTTTTAACCTCCCTGGAGTATTTCCATTCTAGCCAATCATTCTGTATTATGGGTTTGTTTTCCTCATTTTCTAAGCCTGCGGGCAGAGACTGTCCTCTATTTATTGACCTTATGTCAGCCATTCAGAAGCAGGCGATACAAAAGCTTTCGATAAATTAAGGTCAGAAGTATTTTCAGGAGGAAAAGCCCTCCACGTGGCACTGTGATCTCTACAAAGATGAAACAATCCTCCATAAATGCCACAATCAACATGTCACAAAAATTGGTGGGCAAAACatgattcaggttttctccttttTAACCCAAGGCAGGggttctgcaaccttaaacactcaaagagccatttggacccgtttcccacaggggggaaaaaacaaacaccGGGAAGCATAAaacctggatgggcgtggccaattcaacatcactcactcccacccagtcacatgacaccacccccgctagccatgcctacctagccagtcactagggcagagaactggtttttaaatacaccgggaaccacaaaacccttctctctctctctctctctctctctccccccctccttctctctctgtatctatgtctctctctccccccctctctgtatctctctcttcccCGCTCTTggtatctatctctgtctctctctccccttctccgtCTCCCGCCCCCACTCTGTATCTCTCGGATTTCCAAGGCCAGACGAGAAGTGATTGGGAGGagagggcaaggggcggggccagccagtgatgggacagggagctgcagcagaaggCCCAAAAAGCCGCATGCAGCTCCGGAGCCGTGGGTTGCCAACATCCAACCCAAGGGGTCAATCTCCAATGATAGCTCTTGTTtttgaagcaaaacaaaaacaatttggtACTAAATATTTACTGCCAATGCTTTGCCCCTCTCCCAAAGCTTCCAGAGAGAGTACAGTCAATTGATACATTTCTCTACAGCAAATAGGGACTCAAGCCAAGGCAGTTGGCGTCCTTGCTCTGCATAGAAGTCTGATCTCCCTTCTAGAGATTAGACTGCAGAAGGCGGCAACGCTGGCTGAGGAAGCaaattcagaagtcacaaaaaagtGTATTTGTCTTAAAATGAACTTGACTCATAATCCGCTAATGTTTTTTCAcggaaatttaaaaaatgtcttcttttccatttaattttattCTCTTTGTTCTGGGGTTAAAGAAATTTGATTACTTAAATCTGTTTTTATTGTAAGTATGCCacaacaggaaaaaaacacaccgAGCTTAAAAAACAAATTTGCAATGAAATATGGTATTGCATCAATGCTGAAAACTAGGCTGTAAACcaaacctggttttttttttttaaaaaaaatatggatccgTATTTTTTTGTAACAATGTTATTTTTCCTCACCTGGCGTTTCTGAGGAGTTGGACAGCGGAGCTGAGGCTTCTGCTAAGGCAGCCAGAGTTGCCAGAACTGAAGTTGAGGAATTGCCAAACTGGACAGCAGACATTCCACTCTCATCTATAAACACACAATCCATAAAATTACATCAGAAAGTCACATAAATCTACTCGTCCATTACATTTgaaatcattttttccccctcagaatGATATAAGCCTTGACCTCTCAATCAAACAGACCCCATTTAGCTCAGTAGCAAGCACAGATTTATCTCTCTTCTGGAGGCAAAAGTAGCCCAAAGTGAAATAAACAGAGTGGCACCAGCAGAATTCCACACAAACAAATAGGGAAAGTGCTTTGACATCGAACTGTGGGGCCAAAGCCAAACTTTAGACAATGTTAAAATCATCCCACGCTGTTTGAGCCACATGAACAATCCAGGAGATGACAATAATAGCAAAAGAAGGAACATATCTGATACAGTTTTAGCACATTCTAGGAGCACAACAAGGAGCTACCAGGCAACTGGACACAACCACACCACGTGTCTGCTGCCTGATCAAGAATAACCGTGGCTTGTATAGAAATCGTAAGTTAGACTGCACACTGGAGTAGGAAAATCAATTTAAGAAAACGTGGATTCCCTATAAAAGATAACTGTGTGTGAATGTGGAGAAGAACAATCTATCTCATATATCGGAAGGTGCATATGATGTCCTTCAACATGTACAGAGGAAGACTTCAAGCTGGTGAGAGAAAATTCTACCGATGTGGCCCTAAGCTTGACAAATGTCATTTACATTTAATCTATGTATTATACatagcagtggctcagtggctaagacgctgagcttgtcgatcgaaagttcggcagttcaaatccctagcgctgcgtaatggggtgagctcccgttacttgtcccaggttctgccaacctagcagttcaaaagcatgcaaaaaatgcaagcagaaaaatagggaccacctttggtgggaagggaacagtattctgtgtgcctttggcgtttagtcatgccagcaacatgaccatggagacgtcttcgcacagcgctggctcttcggctttgaaacggagatgagcactgccccttggAGTCGggtatgactagcacatatgtgcaagaggaaacctttacctttaccttattatatatattttttatgcaTGATATATTTCTATGACCTATTTTATACTTATTTTACTTGCTCAGCGTCTATCATTTGGAAATGGCACGAATAAAGAAAGCACAGCCTTATTCCCAATTTAATGGAGTGAGCAAGCAATTTGCAATCCTCAGTGGCAGTGAATATCTGCCGTATGCGAGACCAGCTGCAGAGAATACTCCACCTGTTAGATTCACAACACCACCAGGTCCAATGATGAACTGTGGCGTTGCTGCATGAATCGTCACTGTGTCGGGGCTCTCTGGATTCGTGTTGATTTGGTTCTGCATGGCGATCTGTGACAAAAAACAACAGTGCTTTGTTTTTACACttattgggggtggggaaggggaatGAATTTTAAGATGAATATAGTACATAGCAGATGTTCATAAATTATACATTAACTCTCAGACAGAATAGCAGTCAACAGCTTAATGTAACCTATAGCTCATGCACACTGTGTTGTTATTCACTGATATATATTCAACGTAGAAAAATATCTGGCACAAAAGTATTCAGAATAAATGCATCAGTTTCAAGTTGCAGTGAAAGAGGGAATATAGGATGAtgataaagaaacaatgattgaagGCCAGGGTGTCGATCCTATATAAAACAACAACCTAGAGCAGGGGCCCCCAACCTGTGGGGTTTGCAACTGGGCCATAGAAAAAGCCGGCAAGCGTGCAGCAAGCATCCTCACTTGCGCAAGCAATGGGTGAGCACATGCGCGCATGCTCCATTTGCATGAATGGCAGGCCTGTGTGCAGGCCattcgcacaaatggagctgcgtgcGCACTGGCCGGCCGCTTGCACAAACCATCACGTGTCCCCCCCCTACCACCCTGCCATTCCGCAAAGTCAGAAACATTGGGGAACTGTGGCCTAGAGATTCTACAAGATTCTGGAAAAGCCTAACAAAAAGTGAGTTTTGAGTTACCTGTAGAATTTCTGCCAAGTCTTCATATCCATTGTCTATGGCAATGTCTAGCGCAGTCTTGCAAAATTTACTTTGGGTATGGACATCTGCCCCATACTTTATTAAGAGTTCCACTACTTCCTGATGATTGTGCTCGGTGGCCCAGTGCAGAGCAGTCATTTTCAGCATGTCCTTTGCATTTACATCTGCACCATGCTACAAAACATAGTCAATTAAATTTCTTTCAAAACGGAAAGGAGCAGTCAAAGTTAATTTTAGGGTCGGGATTACTtcgaatatatattttaaaaacagtgtCCTTCCTTTTAAACTTTGTTTATGCTGTCTATTTTCCTCCTATGAGTTAATATACTGCAGATAATTAATTCATTATTGCCTCGAACTGTTGGGCAGACACATTTTCAAAACGGCTAATCTTAGAAAGTAAAAGAACAGAAGATAAAATCTGGCGTGCGGTGACTCGTATGCCTCTCTCAGCATGGCTTCAgtcattttttcccttcaaaaataAATCTCTTCATCGAAAAATAATGTTGATAAGAAGTCATGTGCTTTTATTAGTCCGATAACATAAAGGAAAGTCTATAATTTTCAGtgcaagtaatttttaaaaaggattttggaCTGCAGCTGTAGAATTTTCAGACAgcaaaataaatagaaggaaggaatattggtGGGAAGTTTCCTGAAAATTTTGGTTAGAAAGCACAATTGTAAAACCATAACTTAGGGAAATTAAGTTGTCCTTTCTTAGATAATATTCTTCATCCTGTTATGGAAAAATTATTTGAACATATGCCAGATTTTAATGAACATATATATGGCTTTTAATGTAAAGGTGTTTTAATATGccatataggattttttttttttttttttgtttacatttataccccgcccttctccgaagactcagggcggcttacagtgtataaggcaatagtctcattctatttgtatatttttacaaagtcaacttattgcccccccaacaatctgggtcctcattttacctaccttataaaggatggaaggctgagtcaaccttgggccgggctcgaacctgcagtaattgcaggctactgtgttcttaataagccttaataacaggcttttaccagcgtgagctaaaccggcccctatatTTCAATCATTATTGTTCCTATGGTCTGATTTTAGACGGCCTAACAACAAATGGAAACCGCTTTGCACATGCTCAAAATGGTGCTATTGATTCTCCTCCTACATCCTTGATTACTAGAGAAGCTCTTGAAGAGGTCCAGAAAGATTcaatgtgcatttaaaaaaaacaacaacaatcttccCATGTGCCTCTTTGATGCCCAGAAATGTTCTGAGAAACTCCGTTAGATACTGCAGGAAAAAAGCATCTTCAGTCTATTAGCAATTACAGCGGTACTCAActtctttgaaactcatcaaatttgatatTCAACACATTTTGACGCAAAAATGTGGTCCCAGTACTCAACGCCCAAACTAGAACCTGTCAGTGTCGGCTGCCGTTGTTCCTTATGGAAAAAAACTGGTACTTATTGTGCCTCCCAAAACCAATTAACAACGAGTATTGGGGTACCACTGTATGTCCTGTTTCAACTCTGGCATAGGTAATAATAAACAaagagcttttttttctttttaccttcagCAAAACTTCTACAATGCTTGCGTGGCCTTCTGAAGCTGCCATGTGTAGTGGCGTCCGATCCACTTTGGTCCTCGCATCTCGACTTACTCCTGCTCGTAGTAATACTTCCGTAGTTGAATAGTGGCCATACTGTGCTGCTAGATGAAGTGGAGAAGTTCCCAGCTGCAGCGGGAGATTGAAATAGGATATTGGCACATAATTATCCTCTTATTTAACAACactaaaaatacattcatttttgggtaccattattttaaaaaaaaacaattatggAAATTCTGGCGTATTGGGCTGTTTTAAACCTTTATTATTTCCCAAACTTTTTGCTTTGAAGTCACTAATCTTTGTTCTACATAATCCTATAATCCTTTCCTATAATCTTTCCTTTCATCCTAAATTAGAAAGGAACTGCTAACTCTTCTTTACAATAGTGTTTTGCCCAATCTCACAAATATCCAGTTCTAAAGGAAAgttgtgttttcttttaattaaacacaGTATTGCAGTCATCAGGCAAGCAATACGATCATCATGATTGGAAGGCTAAAATCTCACAGCGATGATGGTGATCTTACATTCTAGCCCAGCAATTTTTTCATGCACATCAAAACCAGAAGGCAACATTTTGAAAAATTGAGATGAGCTTCCGCATCCTACATATTGTCTTTTTTGGAGGGGTGGGGTTCCTACTCGATTTTATTTCCCAAAATGAAAATATCCCCAAAAtatcaaccctaaccctaactttgAAATCCCAGTTCTAAGCCAAGGTTTGAAGTTTGGGAAGAATATGTCAGAAGTTCCTACTTAATAGTAAGCTTCTTCTTAGCAAAAACTAAGTAATGAGGGTAATTGGATATGTTCCAGCAACTTTGTTCATGAACAGTAAATTTGCCTTCTTATCACAGTCCGTGACCAATATTTCTACACATGACCAATCTAAGAAAAACAACGATCAACTGAAAAGTGGAATGTCATCAAAATTTCAACAACGAATAAACTTATTGGGCACCAACTTAATCTGGATGAACAATTAATGAAAGCAAGCAGTACTTATTTGAGCCAAGGCACTCTGGCTGCATTTtgtatctccatgatcatgttatCCAAAAAGATGAAAATTTCCTTCAATCACACGTGCCTCCTAAGGATAACATGCTTACATCTGTGTAGTTTCCTTGATAGCAATATGAAAAGCTCCAGCAAAATAAACACTGCAAACACAAACCACCACACATGTGAGTTTCTTTTAATGGTGTTTTTACCCAATCTGTAGTAAAAGGCGCTCCATTGGCCATCAAAATGCGAACTTCATCATCTTGGCCGGCTCGAGCAGCTTCTAAAAGCTTCTTTCCCAAATCTACCAAGGACATCTAAAAAATATTTGAGATTTAAAACAATTGTTGAATGTAGATAATTCATGAAAGAAGCGAATACTACCATCCTTTCTACAGCagctagagccgtgatggtgaacctgtggcacgtgtgcccgaagtggcactcggaaccatgtcacctggcacacgCGGCGGcacctgttcctcttctgggtttctggcacacacacgCATGCGAAGATCAACTGTCCtttgtgcatgtggcagtgctggaaactgaaaGAGCTGGTCTTTCGTTTTCCTGTGTgatcatgcatgctggccagctgatcgtcgcgcatgaatgcgtgccagaaacccagaacactagctggctggcgcacacgcacgtgccggaaaccggaagtttATTGTCAGGCACACACAAGCACCCTGGGAAGCTCCTATTCTGGGTTGAGGCCCAGATGAGCGCGCCCACGTGCTCCCTTTTTGACTCGCCATCACGGAGctacaatatatatacatacagtaaATTGAAATTTCAAGCTCCAGTTCACTGGAacttctacatcaggggtgtcaaactcaaggcccgcaagcCAGATCCGGCttgcggggtgcttaaatctggctcgtgggactggcctggaaatagcaaaggatcggcctgcggtgcctctgacaGCCAGCCCCCACTCAATGCCCCATCCCCACCCCGTTTTggccggcagggtgctgcaggaggcatccgtcctgtgtcccccccgccccccttaaTGGCCCACggaagagaactacaatgctgatccgaccCTCCGAAgagatccagtttgacacccctgttctacatgaAACAGAACATACCATAGCCAAAGCGTGCCAGCAATCTTGCCTGGAGAGGTCCTATAAAACAAATAACTTGGTAACATTCTCTCTACATTcctttgttttaaaacttttcatgCCAACTCCCTAATTTATATTGACCTAACAACTAACTGCGATGTCCAGCTCTTGCTAGGAGACAAATAAGTGGATAGTTTTGTGGTGCAACAACACAATACTAGTGAAGAGTAGCACCTTAATCATAGTAACTAGAGCCTTCACTATTGGAATGTTTTTGCAGTAAAGGAGTATGGTTGCCAACTGTTTTTGTTCATTGTTTTAGGTTTCTAGCCCGATAGTCAACCATTGCACCAAACCAGctctctatttaattatttaaaactctTGATTTTTAGAAATGTTATCTTTGTAACATTTAAGATACATTTATGCATATAACCCTTCATCATATGCGATTATAAAACAGATTGAATCAGTTTGAATCGAAATTGTGTATTTGTAgagttttctttctcttcttgccACCTCTTTGACCAGCTTAGATTTGTAGCCAGGGCAAAATTTCTGCACGACCAATGGGATGTTGGGTTGCCATTATTCAATCAGGAATTGACTTTTTAAGCGCAAAATCACTTAAACTGAGCGTTCCATGTGTAAACTTGCAGCAACAAGTACCATTTCAAAAGAACACATGGAGAAAATGAAAAATTAGCTTACTATTTAGGATGCCAATGTAAATATATTTAGGTCTAAGCCACACTAAACTTAGGCTTCAGCTACAGAAGTGCTGTGCAAGCAATTAGTTAAATGCTTGCATTCCTAAGTCTAAAATACTACCGAACACACT includes:
- the GABPB1 gene encoding GA-binding protein subunit beta-1 isoform X1, with amino-acid sequence MAGPAKLFQMSLVDLGKKLLEAARAGQDDEVRILMANGAPFTTDWLGTSPLHLAAQYGHYSTTEVLLRAGVSRDARTKVDRTPLHMAASEGHASIVEVLLKHGADVNAKDMLKMTALHWATEHNHQEVVELLIKYGADVHTQSKFCKTALDIAIDNGYEDLAEILQIAMQNQINTNPESPDTVTIHAATPQFIIGPGGVVNLTDESGMSAVQFGNSSTSVLATLAALAEASAPLSNSSETPVVATEEVVTAESVDGAIQQVVSSGGQQVITIVTDGIQLGNLHSIPTSGMGQPIIVTMPDGQQVLTVPATDIAEETVISEEPPMKRPCIEIIENRVESAEIEERETLQKQLDEANREAQKYRQQLLKKEQEAEACRQKLEAMTRLQTSKEAV
- the GABPB1 gene encoding GA-binding protein subunit beta-1 isoform X2 → MSLVDLGKKLLEAARAGQDDEVRILMANGAPFTTDWLGTSPLHLAAQYGHYSTTEVLLRAGVSRDARTKVDRTPLHMAASEGHASIVEVLLKHGADVNAKDMLKMTALHWATEHNHQEVVELLIKYGADVHTQSKFCKTALDIAIDNGYEDLAEILQIAMQNQINTNPESPDTVTIHAATPQFIIGPGGVVNLTDESGMSAVQFGNSSTSVLATLAALAEASAPLSNSSETPVVATEEVVTAESVDGAIQQVVSSGGQQVITIVTDGIQLGNLHSIPTSGMGQPIIVTMPDGQQVLTVPATDIAEETVISEEPPMKRPCIEIIENRVESAEIEERETLQKQLDEANREAQKYRQQLLKKEQEAEACRQKLEAMTRLQTSKEAV